The following proteins come from a genomic window of Malus sylvestris chromosome 4, drMalSylv7.2, whole genome shotgun sequence:
- the LOC126620261 gene encoding uncharacterized protein LOC126620261 — translation MASPSLYPVVDDNDLDDAALWAVIDSAAASHSSSKSKPQPRKPLAIQYPNYPRSSPVSKPSPPPKLFKSAARLDSSADSDSKSSASEGVVIEEPWAFHPPSKIARSSSSEMNDTSPLVVVRNVQRTTPTTPTTPFYSLPETHLSPGIGNFGSPVSHARREERDDSSVAAHSMSGRFPSVSLFKDYQNAAMAILEKTDYTVISGHPFIKKSGWRKISFYFNLSFEIKDKTIEFDKDRNVLRAEFVVRAHMQGGRFSDGWGACDRREKRFNKPNHDIPSTAETRAKSKASQDLLGIGDYRPGASQFNH, via the exons ATGGCCTCCCCGAGCCTCTACCCCGTCGTGGACGACAATGACCTAGACGACGCCGCTCTGTGGGCCGTCATCGACTCCGCCGCCGCCTCCCACTCCTCCTCCAAATCCAAACCCCAACCCCGCAAGCCCCTCGCAATCCAATACCCAAACTACCCTCGCTCCTCTCCAGTCTCAAAACCTTCTCCACCGCCGAAGCTCTTCAAGAGCGCCGCAAGGCTTGACTCCTCGGCCGACTCCGACTCCAAGTCATCCGCATCAGAAGGCGTGGTCATCGAGGAACCCTGGGCGTTTCATCCCCCGAGCAAGATCGCGAGGTCCTCTTCTTCCGAAATGAACGACACTAGTCCTCTTGTCGTAGTTCGAAATGTGCAGCGCACGACGCCTACCACTCCTACGACGCCGTTTTATTCGTTGCCGGAAACGCACTTGTCGCCGGGGATCGGGAATTTTGGGAGCCCTGTGAGCCATGCGCGGAGAGAGGAGAGGGATGATAGCTCTGTAGCTGCTCATAGCATGTCCGGGAGGTTCCCTTCGGTCTCTTTGTTCAAGGATTATCAGAATGCAGCTATGGCG ATTCTGGAGAAAACAGATTACACTGTGATTTCTGGGCATCCTTTCATTAAAAAGTCAG GTTGGAGGAAGATATCGTTTTACTTCAATCTCTCTTTTGAGATCAAAGACAAGACCATTGAGTTTGATAAAGATCGAAATGTTCTTCGCGCTGAATTTGTGGTTCGGGCACACATGCA GGGTGGTAGGTTCTCAGATGGATGGGGCGCATGCGACCGGCGTGAGAAGAGATTCAATAAACCGAATCATGATATTCCGAGCACCGCAGAGACCAGGGCTAAAAGCAAAGCATCCCAG